In Kiritimatiellia bacterium, a single genomic region encodes these proteins:
- a CDS encoding FtsW/RodA/SpoVE family cell cycle protein translates to LSMAVFWLAPMALLVAIRDFGMIALLNSTLMCMIVLVTGRASYALAGLAALAGAAFVIWHFVPHGAGRLDVWLDPFEDPTGRGWQILQGLSAMASGGWWGAGLGAGHPTTVPIASSDFVYAALAEELGFVGCGLVLSSYLLLFHRGYRIADSLKDPFPQALATGLTTILALQTLFNIGGVTKALPLTGLTLPFISHGGSSLVTSLVMLGILLALSDSSGLSRSKK, encoded by the coding sequence TGTTGTCGATGGCCGTCTTCTGGCTAGCGCCGATGGCACTGCTCGTTGCGATCCGGGATTTCGGCATGATCGCGCTGTTGAACAGCACGCTGATGTGCATGATCGTGCTGGTTACCGGCCGCGCGAGCTATGCGTTGGCAGGGCTTGCGGCGCTTGCAGGCGCTGCTTTTGTGATCTGGCATTTTGTGCCGCACGGTGCGGGGCGGCTGGATGTGTGGCTCGACCCCTTTGAGGATCCCACGGGGCGCGGATGGCAAATTCTGCAGGGGCTTTCCGCAATGGCCAGCGGCGGGTGGTGGGGAGCCGGCCTGGGCGCGGGGCATCCGACAACGGTGCCAATCGCGTCGTCCGACTTCGTGTATGCCGCGCTGGCTGAGGAACTCGGGTTTGTCGGATGCGGGCTGGTTCTCTCCTCGTATCTGCTGCTCTTCCATCGCGGCTACCGCATCGCCGATAGCCTGAAAGACCCGTTCCCGCAGGCGCTCGCCACCGGCCTGACGACGATCCTCGCGCTGCAAACTCTGTTCAACATCGGCGGAGTCACGAAAGCGCTGCCGCTGACCGGCCTGACCCTGCCGTTCATCAGCCATGGCGGCAGTTCACTCGTCACGAGCCTCGTAATGTTGGGAATTCTGCTCGCACTATCAGACTCGAGCGGACTAAGCCGCTCCAAAAAATAA